A genomic window from Dermacentor silvarum isolate Dsil-2018 chromosome 9, BIME_Dsil_1.4, whole genome shotgun sequence includes:
- the LOC119465009 gene encoding uncharacterized protein LOC119465009 — MPTDTKNVERAKYQQSSGMPGQEAPPFLTHTLFPLLIMLLVPNVVVCTVSFVVSHSSSTAKVLDFGFMKFWLGSWTSQGVATLETWSFIVAFTAYSSLSLVLIPGSTYHGPPTLSGHRPVYRKSGFTYYVITMSIAAYVLIVADAPCQAAYRCMPGLAAALALFAFAIPLLLYVKGRVCPSPGEHGTTGSVVFDFYWGLELYPRIGERLDIKQWTNCRFGMMMWQLLVLVGWKAQIEATGWNWCVASTALLQTVYIAKFFWWEDGYMQTIDITVDRAGRQSIFLAITNCG; from the coding sequence GCATGCCAGGACAGGAGGCCCCTCCTTTTCTCACGCACACGCTGTTTCCTTTGCTTATCATGCTGCTCGTACCAAACGTCGTCGTGTGCACCGTCTCCTTCGTAGTTTCTCACAGCTCGTCCACGGCCAAGGTCCTCGATTTCGGGTTCATGAAGTTCTGGCTCGGATCGTGGACAAGCCAGGGCGTTGCAACTCTGGAAACGTGGTCGTTTATTGTCGCATTTACTGCTTACAGTAGTCTCTCTCTAGTACTGATCCCTGGCAGTACTTATCACGGCCCACCAACGTTGTCGGGGCACAGGCCTGTGTACCGGAAGAGTGGCTTCACCTATTATGTCATCACCATGAGTATAGCCGCTTACGTTCTGATAGTTGCCGACGCTCCTTGCCAGGCCGCGTACAGGTGTATGCCCGGATTGGCCGCTGCTCTAGCACTGTTCGCCTTCGCGATTCCGCTGCTTCTGTACGTGAAGGGGAGAGTGTGTCCCTCGCCAGGAGAGCACGGCACAACGGGAAGTGTAGTATTCGACTTCTACTGGGGCCTGGAGCTCTATCCTCGCATCGGAGAGCGACTGGACATCAAACAGTGGACGAACTGCCGCTTCGGGATGATGATGTGGCAGCTGCTGGTGTTGGTCGGCTGGAAGGCTCAAATCGAGGCGACCGGCTGGAACTGGTGTGTGGCATCCACGGCTCTGCTGCAGACGGTGTACATCGCGAAGTTTTTCTGGTGGGAAGATGGTTACATGCAGACCATCGACATCACGGTGGACAGAGCAGGTAGGCAAAGTATATTTCTTGCAATTACAAACTGCGGATGA